A single window of Solea solea chromosome 9, fSolSol10.1, whole genome shotgun sequence DNA harbors:
- the lepr gene encoding leptin receptor, with protein sequence MTRTMVSSAMLPILMHIFLVSRGVWCLEPEDGDSLLAGVLDLPWQDELCCDSHTTHFNVEGGGAHTPGTNGSESVLPHQPHCSFKSLTSESRPHEPFGHSSSFNTGICLDILCRIDETWEKLTCDVKSHGQTSVSLDGLKLQRLSQTEDPHESAVSDNPIVCEAEDSFVCSVPLYTSASYITVVTIGISSATSLPVHLRIPPRPVKPKPPVNLSHIQTIDAELILLWDDPADCDAGPLRYEVRYTFNSTHPAWQVVSAPAEPRQSLDLKPRLNYTVQVRCSGLEEPPLWSDWSESHHIYLNIVSYIPDKVVARPGENVTVYCVFNDHSFNASMALWVLNWDQQLHHSQYHPVNQWVSQITVHPSESRMYDLLQCTQEWTHPYSQIYVEGASIDINCKTNGDIDSMECSWENTQWTKTVFRNRWADVPCYVMEERDKAGEKLAEKLGETEPTCLHVRSREETCTIQPLRMNCYKLWLEVPSRLGPISSKPIYLSPIDHVKPHPPTNVRAVSRSSGVLRVTWEPPSLPVEGLQCQFRYHSPSTVRAQPEWKVQNSVWAPGAEVVVPDMCRVYVVQVRCMHTNGTGYWSEWSDSVYSTPQNSRAPQRGPDFWRILQDDPYRNQTNVTLLFEDLPISGHSYCVNGFIVQHQTSSGAVMRRSIELVSSYSFEWNQELQTVTVEAYNSLGSSTNNINMTLERRPKRHSVHSFCVLVINSTCVSLSWSLQDNSSVPLFMVVQWLPQRQQESDQLKAQSGQTWARLPYTDRPVYLRGDFFGSEEYGFYLYPVFAEGEGEPVYAIATRRDPAAYMMLLIISFLSIVLFVTLMLSQNQMKRFVWKDVPNPKKCSWAQGLDFKKADFDHLFRPPESLSAWPLLLPSENISKVVIVDKADFSSLTTALVHPPLVSLTTDPAVTLAVSLSPAFDSEVEHTKFKESEALTGGAPSFALDLDALAGSYPMIDELQPVTSHTDQPTGSGDTSAQSSVTYATVLLTDPKQEQHLHYKEGSGSSSSDEGNFSANNSDISGSFLGGLWELDDPRRSCSYNSVEELSETSEQGDEGKVGNEDDLYYLGLDYPAEDEESEEEEQVEEETKIELCKNMVLNRDDCSVESRPLLGTEDSSGTAEPLSHGLSALYLPQFRTAPCTRQPQDSRASAVTLAQIALK encoded by the exons GGTTTCGTCTGCAATGTTGCCGATCCTGATGCACATTTTCCTGGTATCCCGTG GTGTTTGGTGTTTGGAGCCAGAGGACGGAGACTCTCTTCTGGCAGGTGTCCTGGACTTACCATGGCAGGATGAGCTGTGCTGTGATTCACATACAACCCACTTTAATGTGGAGGGAGGCGGCGCGCACACACCGGGGACCAACGGCTCTGAATCAGTCCTCCCACACCAACCCCACTGCAGCTTCAAGAGCTTGACATCCGAGTCACGTCCTCATGAGCCCTTTGGCCACAGCAGTTCATTCAACACTG GCATCTGTTTGGACATACTGTGCAGAATTGATGAAACCTGGGAGAAATTAACTTGTGACGTCAAGTCTCATGGCCAAACCTCGGTCTCTTTGGACGGTTTGAAGTTACAGCGTCT GTCACAGACAGAGGATCCACATGAAAGCGCTGTGTCTGATAATCCCATCGTCTGTGAGGCAGAGGATTCCTTTGTTTGTTCTGTCCCTCTTTACACTTCAGCAAGCTATATCACCGTGGTAACCATCGGCATCTCCAGTGCCACATCCCTGCCGGTTCACCTCAGAATTCCTCCCAGACCCG TAAAACCGAAGCCTCCAGTCAACCTTTCGCACATTCAGACCATCGATGCGGAACTAATTTTACTGTGGGATGACCCTGCAGACTGTGACGCTGGACCACTGAGATATGAAGTCCGATACACCTTTAACAGCACTCATCCAGCCTGGCAG GTGGTGTCTGCACCTGCAGAGCCCAGACAGTCTCTGGATCTGAAGCCCAGGCTCAACTACACCGTCCAGGTCCGCTGCTCCGGGCTGGAGGAGCCTCCGCTGTGGAGCGACTGGAGTGAGAGTCACCACATCTACCTAAACA TTGTGAGCTACATCCCTGACAAAGTCGTGGCACGGCCGGGCGAGAATGTAACAGTCTACTGTGTGTTCAACGACCACAGCTTTAATGCCAGCATGGCATTATGGGTGCTCAACTGGGACCAGCAGCTTCACCACAGCCAGTACCACCCAGTCAACCAGTGG GTCAGCCAGATCACAGTGCATCCTTCAGAGTCTCGGATGTATGACCTGCTGCAGTGCACTCAGGAGTGGACCCACCCGTACAGCCAGATTTATGTAGAAG gaGCGTCCATTGATATAAATTGTAAGACTAACGGTGATATTGACTCAATGGAGTGCAGCTGGGAGAACACACAGTGGACCAAAACAGTATTTCGAAACAG GTGGGCTGACGTGCCGTGCTATGTGATGGAGGAGAGGGACAAAGCGGGTGAGAAACTGGCGGAGAAACTGGGGGAGACAGAGCCGACCTGCCTGCATGTCAGGTCCAGGGAGGAGACCTGCACCATCCAGCCTCTGAGGATGAACTGCTACAAGCTGTGGCTGGAGGTGCCGTCTCGACTGGGCCCCATCAGCTCCAAACCGATCTACCTCTCTCCTATAGATCATG TGAAACCCCACCCACCCACTAATGTGAGGGCAGTGAGTCGGAGTAGTGGTGTCCTGAGGGTCACCTGGGAGCCTCCATCTTTACCGGTTGAGGGGCTCCAGTGTCAGTTTCGGTATCACTCTCCTTCCACAGTGAGAGCTCAGCCAGAGTGGAAG gtccAGAATTCAGTGTGGGCTCCAGGGGCAGAGGTTGTGGTGCCGGACATGTGCCGGGTGTATGTGGTACAGGTGCGCTGCATGCACACCAATGGCACTGGCTACTGGAGCGAGTGGAGTGATTCTGTCTACTCTACTCCACAAAACAGCAGAG CTCCTCAGCGTGGCCCTGATTTCTGGAGAATTCTTCAAGACGATCCATACAGAAACCAGACTAATGTCACACTGCTGTTTgag GATCTCCCGATATCAGGTCACTCCTACTGCGTGAATGGCTTCATAGTTCAGCACCAGACCTCGAGTGGCGCTGTTATGAGAAGGTCCATCGAGTTGGTGTCCTCCTACAGCTTTGAGTGGAACCAGGAGCTCCAGACTGTGACTGTAGAGGCCTACAACAGTCTGGGGAGCTCCACTAACAACATCAACATGACGCTGGAGAGGCGGCCCAAAC GCCACTCTGTGCACTCGTTTTGCGTGCTGGTTATCAACAGCACCTGCGTGTCTCTGTCCTGGAGCCTGCAGGACAACAGCTCTGTGCCGTTGTTCATGGTGGTCCAGTGGTTACCCCAGAGGCAGCAGGAGTCCGATCAACTCAAAGCCCAGAGTGGACAGACGTGGGCCAGACTTCCTTACACTGACCGCCCCGTCTATCTGAGAG GTGATTTCTTCGGCTCGGAGGAATATGGCTTCTACCTGTACCCCGTGTTTGCAGAGGGTGAAGGGGAGCCAGTCTACGCTATAG CCACCAGAAGAGACCCCGCAGCCTACATGATGCTGCTGATCATCTCCTTCCTATCGATAGTCCTCTTTGTCACTCTGATGCTCTCCCAAAACCA GATGAAAAGGTTTGTGTGGAAAGACGTGCCCAACCCAAAAAAGTGCTCCTGGGCTCAAGGACTAGActttaaaaag gcaGACTTTGACCATCTCTTCAGACCTCCTGAAAGCCTGTCTGCTtggccgctgctgctgccgtctgAGAACATCTCCAAGGTGGTCATCGTGGACAAAGCTGACTTCTCATCTCTGACCACAGCCCTGGTCCATCCCCCACTTGTGTCGCTAACGACAGACCCAGCCGTCACCTTGGCTGTCTCCCTTTCTCCAGCATTTGACTCAGAGGTTGAACACACCAAGTTCAAAGAGAGCGAGGCGCTCACGGGTGGAGCTCCTTCCTTTGCTCTTGATCTGGATGCTTTAGCCGGTTCATATCCAATGATAGACGAGTTACAGCCAGTCACTTCCCACACAGACCAGCCAACAGGCAGCGGAGACACCTCTGCCCAGTCTTCAGTCACCTATGCCACAGTGCTGCTCACAGATCCAAAGCAGGAGCAACATCTCCACTACAAGGAAGGAAGTGGCAGCAGCTCAAGCGATGAGGGCAATTTCTCTGCCAACAACTCTGACATCTCGGGATCTTTCCTCGGCGGCCTATGGGAGCTGGACGACCCGCGGCGCTCCTGCTCGTACAACTCTGTGGAGGAGCTCTCCGAGACATCGGAGCAAGGGGACGAAGGCAAGGTTGGGAACGAGGACGACTTGTATTATCTCGGGCTGGACTATCCGGCGGAAGATGaggagagcgaggaggaggagcaggtagAAGAGGAGACAAAAATCGAGCTGTGTAAAAATATGGTTTTGAACAGAGATGACTGTTCGGTGGAGTCGCGCCCTTTGCTCGGCACTGAGGACTCGAGTGGGACCGCGGAGCCACTTTCACATGGCCTCTCCGCGCTGTACCTCCCTCAGTTCAGAACTGCTCCGTGTACGAGGCAACCGCAGGACAGCAGAGCCTCAGCTGTGACCCTCGCACAGATTGcattgaaatga